A window of the Gossypium hirsutum isolate 1008001.06 chromosome A03, Gossypium_hirsutum_v2.1, whole genome shotgun sequence genome harbors these coding sequences:
- the LOC121219605 gene encoding ARM REPEAT PROTEIN INTERACTING WITH ABF2, whose protein sequence is MMGSAEEKRIEDELSYPIMLAERVRAAADEAESFKVDCGEVGKLVDRLSQMLRTLVRSTTSVQCLYERPIRRVVSEVSKNLERALTLVRKCKRQSILRRVVRITSATDFRKVLNLLDASIGDMKWLMGVLDTENNGTASGIFLSLPPIASNDPIISWVWSYIATVQMGQLTDRIEAANNLASLARDNDRNKKITVEEGGIPPLLKLLKESCSADAQIAAANALLVLANEQERVRSIVDEMGVPIVVQVLGDSLMKVQIPVAKLVVRMAEHDPVAQEDFARENVIRPLVTLLSFETFVEDSKTQLGKQSIHSIVQINKEMEKFSSAGSTSRNYSYRPYSNSYSNLHMEGSSRGGNHRKERENEKPEVKLQLKINCAEALWMLAKGSVSNSRRITETKGLLCLAKLVDKEQGELQYNCLMAIMEITGAAESNSDLRRAAFKTNSPAAKAVIDQLLRVIKELDSPILQVPAIRSVGSLARTFPARETRVIGPLVTQLGNKDQEVAVEAAIALQKFASPENFLCMDHSKSIIEFNGVPPLMRLLRSGDKAQLHGVVLLCYLAIHAGDNDALEQARVLTALEGADRTVVGQHPDLKELVTKAIYQLNLYHTGVHPQRQLFAP, encoded by the coding sequence ATGATGGGATCGGCGGAGGAGAAAAGAATCGAGGATGAGCTGTCGTATCCGATTATGCTAGCTGAGCGAGTTCGGGCGGCGGCGGACGAGGCGGAGTCGTTTAAAGTTGATTGTGGGGAGGTGGGGAAGCTAGTAGATCGGCTTTCCCAAATGCTTCGAACCCTGGTCCGCTCCACCACCTCGGTTCAATGCCTCTACGAACGCCCGATTCGCCGGGTAGTCTCCGAAGTCTCCAAGAATCTAGAGCGAGCCCTCACCTTAGTCCGAAAGTGCAAGAGGCAGAGCATCTTGCGTCGAGTCGTGAGGATCACGAGTGCCACCGATTTCCGCAAAGTGTTGAACCTTCTGGACGCTTCCATCGGCGACATGAAGTGGCTCATGGGAGTCCTCGACACCGAGAACAACGGGACTGCCAGCGGAATCTTCCTTTCCCTTCCCCCGATCGCCAGCAACGACCCGATTATTTCCTGGGTTTGGTCTTACATCGCCACCGTCCAAATGGGCCAATTAACCGATCGAATTGAAGCCGCTAATAACCTCGCTTCTCTCGCTCGAGACAACGACCGAAACAAAAAGATAACCGTCGAAGAAGGCGGCATCCCTCCTTTGTTAAAGCTTCTCAAAGAAAGCTGCTCAGCGGATGCCCAAATCGCAGCGGCTAATGCGCTTCTTGTTTTAGCAAACGAGCAGGAAAGAGTTAGGAGTATTGTCGATGAAATGGGGGTTCCAATTGTGGTTCAAGTGTTGGGAGATTCCCTTATGAAGGTTCAAATTCCGGTAGCAAAACTAGTGGTGAGAATGGCGGAGCATGACCCTGTGGCTCAAGAGGATTTCGCCAGAGAGAATGTGATTAGGCCGTTGGTCACTTTGTTATCGTTCGAGACTTTTGTGGAAGATTCTAAGACACAGTTGGGTAAGCAAAGTATTCATTCTATAGTTCAGATcaataaagaaatggagaaatTTTCTTCTGCTGGATCGACTTCGAGAAACTATAGTTATAGACCGTATTCGAACTCCTACTCGAATTTGCATATGGAAGGGAGTAGTAGGGGAGGAAATCAtaggaaagaaagagaaaatgagAAGCCTGAAGTTAAACTTCAGTTGAAAATTAATTGTGCTGAAGCTTTATGGATGCTTGCTAAGGGCAGTGTTTCAAATAGTAGGAGGATAACTGAGACAAAAGGATTGCTTTGCTTGGCTAAATTGGTGGATAAGGAACAAGGTGAGTTGCAGTATAATTGTTTGATGGCAATAATGGAGATTACAGGTGCTGCTGAATCCAATTCCGATCTTAGACGTGCAGCTTTTAAGACGAATTCACCCGCTGCTAAGGCTGTTATCGATCAGCTTTTAAGAGTGATCAAGGAATTGGATAGTCCTATATTGCAAGTTCCTGCTATTAGATCAGTTGGTTCATTGGCAAGGACTTTCCCGGCTCGGGAGACTCGAGTGATCGGTCCTTTGGTGACACAACTTGGTAATAAGGATCAAGAAGTAGCAGTGGAAGCTGCCATTGCATTGCAGAAGTTTGCATCTCCGGAGAATTTTCTCTGTATGGATCATTCAAAGTCGATAATCGAATTCAACGGTGTTCCACCTTTGATGAGATTGCTTAGATCCGGTGACAAGGCACAACTGCACGGAGTAGTTCTGCTCTGCTACCTCGCTATACATGCTGGTGATAATGACGCTTTGGAACAAGCTAGGGTTTTGACTGCCCTCGAAGGGGCAGACCGAACAGTGGTTGGGCAACATCCTGATTTGAAAGAATTGGTGACAAAGGCCATATATCAGCTCAACCTTTATCACACGGGAGTCCATCCGCAGAGGCAATTGTTTGCACCATGA